A stretch of the Cydia amplana chromosome 6, ilCydAmpl1.1, whole genome shotgun sequence genome encodes the following:
- the LOC134649246 gene encoding ubiquinol-cytochrome-c reductase complex assembly factor 6 → MPVGVTWGQYMAFTAAATFSMLAGSQVVHQYYKPLKDLNEYINKELKNLPPNVQEKIRQELQDEGVLK, encoded by the coding sequence ATGCCTGTGGGAGTGACTTGGGGCCAGTACATGGCGTTCACGGCCGCGGCTACGTTCTCCATGCTCGCTGGCTCGCAGGTAGTTCACCAGTACTACAAGCCCTTGAAAGATCTAAATGAGTACATAAATAAGGAGCTAAAGAACTTGCCTCCCAATGTACAGGAAAAGATCAGGCAGGAATTGCAAGATGAAGGTGTTCTTAAATAA
- the LOC134649245 gene encoding small integral membrane protein 4: MRIGWLHKLVNKWPGKKTFGMYRFLPIFFVLGASLEFSMINWRVGEVNFYNTFKKRQAHDIVEDKIKKYSSL; this comes from the coding sequence ATGAGAATAGGCTGGCTACATAAACTAGTGAACAAATGGCCTGGGAAAAAGACTTTTGGCATGTATAGGTTCTTACCTATATTCTTTGTCCTGGGAGCATCTTTGGAGTTTTCAATGATTAACTGGAGAGTGGGTGAAGTGAACTTTTACAATACTTTTAAAAAGAGGCAAGCACACGACATTGTTGAAGACAAAATCAAGAAGTATTCTTCACTTTGA
- the LOC134648880 gene encoding uncharacterized protein LOC134648880 yields the protein MLESIAANHSKNTHSNSHDNKKSSNQSQSHNVHATHSYASSSTVSQSHTNKSSSKRTSPRNCQMCNANHPLYSCNSFLDLTVPDRVKLIEDKKLCHNCLRVGHTVNNCFLGPCRICQKKHNSLIHSLSSDSDGASASAGSVNNKPPASAVPATSTHHTVTLNSHTLSRPLTPVLLSTVIADVADSNNKLHRARVFLDNGSEHSYVTQSFIDKLNTPLVQSTYNISGLSKQVTQTTHSCQLNIQSIKGDYHARINCMVLPVLTEPLPSAALSAHSIRIPDNIQLSDPNYFKSSDIDILLGGDYFWGLLNKDRFPLAEGPYLQDTKFGWIVVGPINNKRIKTNKTTCHFTQTLDTQLRQFWELEEVPKIGDGLTDDERACEQLFASTTQRDKDGRFLVRLPLKESADALGDTYDVARSRFLSLERKLERLPDYKKMYCDFMREYIELGHMSLIHTYTKPYCFLVHHAVLKDSLTTRLRVVFNGSMPTSSGKSLNDLQLVGPTIQNDIFSILLRFREHRYVACADVAKMYRQVLIQSDQRNLQLILWRENPSQPLNVYQLNTVTFGTSSGAFLAIRCLNQLAKECADEEVSRTILEDCYVDDLITGNNDKHALIDICEKVTDVLQSGCFPLRKWVFNFDVSQFSSSKITSRELCLGDNCQSKTLGLGWTNNTDEFHYTAKIQQDNNEPITKRKILSVISQMYDPLGLLSPAIIIAKILLQKLWLCRLDWDSEVPEDVASAWRRYLLTHTQHIHSLRIPRYVMNASAHCTQLHFFCDASQAAYGACAYVRTLSGDNNEVITVHLLCSKSKVAPLKSVSIAKLELLGALLAARLYSKVIKSLKVKFDSVYFWCDSTIVLGWVRMSPHTLKTFVQNRVSEINELTGSAQWLHVSSKNNAADLVSRGLELDALINNSFWFNGPPFLHEPESDWLPSTLSRTSEIIPADLPEIKTNTISMTSQINTDVFEFDRFSSFNRLRRAGAYVLRFINNTRIKNKTNRKTGPLTVDELNASMQHLARLSQMKSFPVEYDKMINNLPVKHTRGINKLNVFLDTDKMIRVGGRISNATSFSYDKKHPILLCSKHRFTQLLFQSEHIRLLHAPPSLLLATIKDCWWPLGGTNLAKRVVRTCVTCIRMKAKTFAPIMDPNDLSALTPAHFLIGRPLTAPPCKDLTAETGRLPRYEMLEKMRQHFWQRWSKQYISELQTRTKWQTHGQDIVHNSLVLVKEDNLPPLRWRLGRVVTLFTGHDGVSRVADVKTASGVIRRAFTKLCPLLMPAESEAAPAPSTSPQPH from the exons ATGTTGGAATCTATTGCGGCAAATCATTCCAAAAATACGCACTCAAATTCGCATGACAACAAAAAGTCATCAAATCAGTCGCAATCACACAATGTACACGCAACGCATAGTTATGCTTCTAGCTCCACGGTTTCACAGTCACACACAAACAAATCCAGTTCCAAACGCACTTCGCCTCGCAATTGTCAAATGTGCAACGCTAATCATCCGCTTTATTCGTGTAATAGTTTCCTAGATTTAACTGTACCCGACAGAGTTAAATTGATTGAGGATAAGAAACTATGTCACAATTGTCTTCGCGTTGGTCACACAGTTAACAATTGCTTTTTGGGCCCGTGTAGGATCTGCCAGAAGAAACATAATAGCTTGATTCATAGCCtgagtagtgacagtgacggtGCATCAGCTTCGGCTGGCAGTGTAAACAACAAGCCACCGGCGAGCGCCGTCCCCGCCACCTCGACTCATCACACTGTTACACTTAATTCGCACACACTCTCACGGCCGTTAACACCGGTTTTATTATCTACTGTAATAGCAGATGTTGCCGATAGCAACAATAAATTGCATAGGGCTAGAGTTTTTCTCGATAATGGCTCAGAACACAGTTATGTCACGCAATCTTTCatagataaattaaatacgcCTTTGGTACAGTCCACTTACAATATTTCAGGGTTAAGCAAACAAGTCACGCAAACCACACACTCGTGTCAGCTTAACATACAGTCTATTAAAGGTGACTACCATGCACGCATCAATTGCATGGTACTCCCTGTCTTAACGGAACCGCTGCCGTCAGCAGCATTAAGCGCGCATTCCATTCGCATTCCAGATAATATTCAACTCTCGGACCCTAACTATTTCAAATCGTCAGATATTGATATATTGTTAGGCGGTGATTATTTCTGGGGCTTGTTAAATAAGGATCGATTTCCTCTCGCAGAAGGGCCTTATTTACAAGATACTAAATTTGGTTGGATCGTCGTGGGTCCGATCAATAATAAACgcattaaaacaaataagacTACTTGTCATTTCACGCAAACTTTAGACACACAATTAAGACAGTTTTGGGAGCTCGAGGAGGTGCCTAAGATAGGAGACGGACTGACTGACGACGAACGCGCCTGTGAACAGCTGTTCGCTTCGACTACGCAACGCGATAAAGATGGTCGTTTTTTAGTACGTTTACCCCTAAAGGAATCAGCTGATGCGCTCGGCGATACCTACGATGTAGCTAGGAGTAGGTTCTTATCATTAGAACGCAAACTCGAGCGGCTCCCGGACTACAAAAAGATGTACTGCGATTTTATGCGTGAGTACATTGAGCTAGGGCACATGTCACttatacacacatacacaaagCCTTACTGCTTTCTTGTACACCACGCTGTATTAAAGGACAGTCTCACTACACGCTTAAGGGTCGTTTTCAATGGATCAATGCCCACTAGTTCAGGGAAATCCCTGAACGATTTGCAGTTAGTCGGGCCGACCATACAAAACGATATTTTTTCCATATTGTTACGTTTTCGTGAGCACAGATACGTCGCCTGCGCAGACGTGGCAAAAATGTACAGGCAAGTCCTTATTCAATCCGACCAACGGAACCTTCAACTAATTTTGTGGCGAGAGAACCCTTCGCAGCCGCTAAATGTTTACCAACTTAATACGGTAACTTTCGGTACCTCTTCTGGGGCCTTTTTGGCCATCCGCTGTCTCAATCAGCTGGCAAAGGAATGTGCTGACGAAGAGGTCTCTCGCACCATATTAGAAGACTGTTACGTGGATGAcctaattacaggaaataatgATAAACACGCTTTAATTGACATCTGTGAAAAGGTCACCGACGTACTGCAGTCAGGTTGTTTCCCACTCCGAAAATGGGTATTTAACTTTGACGTTTCGCAATTTTCCTCGTCAAAAATCACATCACGCGAATTGTGTTTAGGCGATAACTGTCAAAGTAAAACACTCGGCTTAGGATGGACTAACAACACTGACGAATTTCATTACACGGCAAAAATACAACAGGATAATAACGAACCGATAACAAAGCGCAAAATATTATCCGTAATTTCACAAATGTATGACCCTCTCGGGCTACTTTCGCCGGCCATAATTATTGCCAAAATATTACTGCAAAAACTATGGCTTTGCCGCTTAGATTGGGACTCGGAAGTACCTGAGGATGTCGCATCTGCCTGGCGTAGATACTTactcacacatacacaacacaTACATAGCCTCCGCATTCCTCGTTATGTAATGAATGCGTCTGCGCATTGCACACAGTTGCACTTTTTTTGTGATGCTAGTCAAGCGGCCTATGGGGCCTGTGCATATGTGCGTACGCTTTCGGGAGATAATAACGAGGTCATTACAGTGCATCTGTTGTGTTCGAAGAGTAAGGTCGCTCCTTTGAAATCCGTCAGTATCGCGAAACTTGAGTTGCTAGGCGCGCTGTTAGCTGCTAGGTTGTACTCAAAAGTAATCAAATCGCTTAAAGTGAAGTTcgattctgtgtatttttggtGTGATAGCACAATAGTTCTTGGGTGGGTCCGAATGTCACCCCACACCCTTAAAACCTTTGTTCAAAACAGAGTGTCGGAGATAAACGAGTTAACCGGGAGCGCGCAGTGGTTGCATGTAAGTAGCAAGAATAACGCAGCTGATTTAGTTAGCCGCGGCCTTGAACTTGACGCGCTTATCAATAATTCGTTCTGGTTCAATGGACCGCCCTTCTTGCATGAACCAGAATCTGACTGGTTACCTAGTACTTTATCGCGCACTTCCGAAATAATACCGGCCGATTtacctgaaataaaaacaaacacaaTTAGTATGACAAGCCAAATTAACACCGATGTATTCGAATTCGACAGGTTTTCGTCTTTTAACCGCTTACGGCGCGCGGGTGCTTATGTTTTACGATTCATAAACAACACACGCATTAAAAACAAGACAAATCGTAAAACTGGCCCGCTGACTGTTGACGAATTGAATGCATCGATGCAACATCTGGCGCGTCTTTCGCAAATGAAATCTTTTCCTGTTGAGTATGACAAGATGATAAATAACTTACCTGTTAAACACACGCGcgggattaataaattaaatgtctTCCTAGACACAGATAAAATGATAAGGGTCGGTGGTCGTATTAGTAATGCGACTAGTTTTTCATACGACAAAAAACATCCGATTTTGCTTTGTTCGAAACATCGTTTCACACAGCTTTTGTTTCAGAGTGAACACATACGATTACTGCATGCGCCTCCTAGTCTCCTGCTTGCTACTATCAAAGACTGCTGGTGGCCTCTCGGAGGCACTAATTTAGCCAAGCGAGTGGTACGCACCTGTGTAACCTGCATCCGCATGAAGGCGAAAACCTTTGCACCTATTATGG ACCCAAACGACCTTTCCGCATTAACTCCAGCTCATTTCCTTATTGGCCGACCGCTGACAGCGCCGCCCTGCAAGGACTTGACGGCAGAGACGGGCCGGCTCCCACGCTACGAGATGCTGGAGAAAATGCGACAACACTTTTGGCAGCGGTGGTCGAAACAATATATTTCTGAGCTGCAGACCAGAACGAAGTGGCAGACGCACGGCCAGGATATCGTTCACAACTCCTTAGTTCTGGTCAAAGAAGATAATCTACCACCCCTCAGATGGCGTTTGGGACGGGTGGTAACTCTGTTCACAGGCCACGACGGAGTTTCCCGCGTCGCTGACGTAAAAACAGCGAGCGGGGTCATACGCAGGGCTTTCACCAAGCTTTGCCCTCTCTTGATGCCGGCAGAGAGTGAAGCTGCGCCAGCCCCATCCACATCACCACAACCACATTGA